A genome region from Candidatus Saganbacteria bacterium includes the following:
- a CDS encoding ParA family protein — translation MATTTSFVNQKGGVGKTTTTINLAAYLAAFGKRILIIDIDAQGNATVGCGIDRENLELDIYDVLIEGTPIKDAIKKTNLNNLDVVPASAHLAGAEVELVPVPDRELKLKTAIAEIKDQYDYIMIDCPPSLNLLTVNALAASDEVMIPIQCEYYALEGISQLMKTLDLVRESLNPMLKIGGIILTMYDQRTVLSNQVAEEARKHFGTKVFQTIIPRNIRLAEAPSFGQPIIFYDPGSTGALAYEKLSREVIGDE, via the coding sequence CCACATCCTTCGTCAACCAAAAAGGCGGAGTGGGCAAGACCACAACAACAATTAATCTAGCGGCTTACCTTGCTGCTTTTGGGAAAAGAATACTCATAATCGATATCGATGCCCAAGGCAATGCGACTGTCGGCTGCGGCATCGACCGCGAAAACCTTGAGCTCGACATATATGATGTATTAATAGAAGGCACTCCCATTAAAGATGCCATCAAAAAAACAAACCTGAACAATCTCGATGTAGTCCCTGCATCCGCGCACCTTGCCGGAGCCGAAGTAGAATTGGTCCCTGTCCCCGACCGCGAACTAAAATTAAAAACTGCAATTGCCGAAATAAAAGACCAGTACGATTATATAATGATCGATTGCCCGCCATCGCTCAATTTGCTGACCGTAAATGCGCTTGCCGCGTCCGACGAAGTTATGATCCCGATCCAGTGCGAGTATTACGCGCTTGAAGGAATAAGCCAGCTTATGAAAACACTAGACCTCGTCCGCGAAAGCTTGAACCCAATGCTAAAAATCGGCGGGATAATTTTAACGATGTATGACCAAAGAACGGTATTGTCAAACCAAGTCGCCGAAGAAGCCCGGAAACATTTTGGGACAAAAGTTTTCCAAACGATAATTCCGCGAAATATTCGATTGGCGGAAGCTCCAAGCTTTGGCCAGCCGATTATTTTTTATGATCCGGGGTCGACAGGCGCGCTAGCTTACGAGAAATTAAGCAGGGAGGTGATCGGCGATGAATAA
- a CDS encoding ParB/RepB/Spo0J family partition protein has translation MNKKGLGKGLGALIPKGSVFTGGRTIVNISIDQVIPNPRQPRTIFNESSLKELADSIKTSGVAQPVLVRMRKGNYELVAGERRLRAAKLAGLAAIPAIIKDFSDEESVQLALIENLQREDLNPMDEAEAYGRLVSEFNLSQEVVAKKVSKNRSTVANMLRLLELPKDVQKALRKGDLSTGHARALLSIENKDKQLSIFHEVVKSKLSVRDIEVLVYGAPKSIKARKASNSHKKANDELKPWEDKLTTHLATKVRMHGTASRGRIEVEYFSQDDLERILTIITGEALENTHKTAEKYELAATIPPEAAGS, from the coding sequence ATGAATAAAAAAGGACTAGGTAAAGGATTGGGGGCGCTCATCCCAAAAGGTTCCGTATTTACGGGCGGCCGGACCATCGTTAATATCAGCATTGATCAGGTAATTCCAAACCCCAGACAGCCTCGCACCATATTCAATGAATCAAGCCTAAAAGAACTCGCCGACAGCATTAAAACTTCCGGCGTCGCCCAGCCTGTATTGGTCAGGATGCGCAAAGGGAATTACGAATTAGTCGCGGGTGAAAGGCGATTACGCGCCGCGAAGCTTGCCGGTTTAGCCGCAATTCCCGCTATCATAAAAGATTTTTCCGATGAAGAATCGGTTCAATTGGCATTGATCGAAAACCTGCAGCGCGAAGACCTAAATCCTATGGACGAAGCCGAAGCGTATGGGAGATTGGTCTCTGAATTCAATTTGAGCCAAGAAGTAGTCGCAAAAAAAGTCAGCAAAAATCGATCAACGGTCGCTAATATGTTAAGACTTCTTGAATTGCCAAAAGATGTCCAAAAAGCTTTGAGAAAGGGGGATCTTTCAACAGGACACGCCCGCGCTTTGCTATCGATTGAGAACAAAGATAAACAGTTATCAATATTTCATGAAGTCGTAAAAAGTAAACTTAGCGTAAGGGATATTGAAGTATTGGTCTATGGGGCGCCTAAAAGCATTAAAGCTCGCAAGGCTTCTAATAGCCATAAAAAGGCTAATGATGAATTGAAGCCTTGGGAAGATAAATTAACAACCCATCTTGCTACAAAGGTAAGAATGCATGGTACGGCTTCGCGCGGACGAATTGAGGTCGAATATTTTTCGCAAGACGATCTTGAACGAATTCTAACAATTATTACAGGCGAAGCGCTTGAAAATACCCATAAGACCGCAGAAAAATATGAATTGGCGGCAACTATTCCACCGGAGGCGGCGGGAAGCTAG
- a CDS encoding DUF1015 domain-containing protein: MAKIYPFRGVLYNKKRLKKLSKVISPPYDVISEELQDELYNESDFKMVRLILGKEFPGDNEYNNKYVRAAASFDGWVRHGILVQDEKPGIYVYEQQFKYCRKTYSRLGVVALLRLEEFGKGKVFPHEHTLSRPKLDRIELMRAASANFDCVFSVFQDEKGKFIKFLKKFTRKKPDIEAKDKDGINNRLWRVNQKSVVARLQKEFKDKAVFIADGHHRYEAALRYRNEMKMRNTRFTEEEIYNHVMAYFTPIENPSLLVLPIHRIIRELPQAEISNILVELGVHFNITEIPFGKRSETRARKKLLSLLQKNMEEHAFGIYFKEEPNKYYLLTLKDEAVMQDLIEEEKPLAWKKLDVTILHSLILDDILNLHGEDHYTYTRDENEALDRVKNGEFGMAAILNPTKLSDVITIACKYERMPQKSTFFYPKLTTGMVINKIVHGEKVE; the protein is encoded by the coding sequence GTGGCAAAGATTTATCCTTTTCGCGGCGTTTTATACAATAAAAAGAGATTAAAAAAACTGTCCAAGGTGATATCGCCTCCCTATGATGTCATATCCGAAGAACTCCAAGACGAGCTTTACAACGAATCCGATTTTAAGATGGTCAGGCTTATCCTTGGCAAAGAATTCCCTGGGGACAATGAATACAACAATAAATACGTCAGGGCCGCGGCCTCTTTCGACGGCTGGGTCCGGCACGGGATATTGGTCCAGGATGAAAAACCGGGGATATATGTTTATGAACAGCAGTTCAAGTACTGCAGGAAAACATATTCAAGGCTAGGCGTTGTCGCTCTGCTTCGGCTGGAAGAATTTGGCAAAGGAAAGGTTTTTCCCCACGAGCATACGCTGTCTAGGCCTAAGCTTGACAGGATCGAGCTCATGCGGGCGGCATCGGCGAATTTTGACTGTGTTTTTTCTGTCTTCCAGGATGAAAAAGGCAAATTCATCAAATTCCTGAAAAAATTCACAAGGAAAAAACCTGATATCGAGGCAAAGGACAAGGACGGCATTAACAACCGGTTATGGCGCGTCAACCAGAAAAGCGTGGTAGCCAGGCTCCAAAAGGAATTCAAGGACAAGGCCGTTTTTATTGCCGATGGCCACCACCGCTATGAAGCGGCTTTAAGGTATCGCAATGAAATGAAAATGCGCAATACGCGCTTTACCGAAGAAGAGATCTATAACCATGTCATGGCATATTTTACTCCGATCGAAAACCCCAGCCTTCTTGTCCTGCCAATCCACAGGATCATAAGGGAACTGCCCCAAGCCGAAATTTCAAATATTTTGGTGGAGCTTGGGGTGCATTTTAATATTACCGAGATCCCGTTCGGAAAAAGATCCGAAACCCGCGCGCGCAAAAAGCTTTTGTCATTGCTTCAAAAAAATATGGAAGAGCACGCGTTCGGGATATACTTCAAAGAAGAGCCCAATAAATATTATCTTTTAACGCTAAAAGATGAAGCTGTCATGCAGGACCTTATCGAAGAGGAAAAGCCGCTCGCTTGGAAAAAATTGGATGTTACGATACTCCACAGCCTTATTCTAGATGATATATTAAATCTCCACGGTGAAGACCATTATACTTACACTCGCGATGAGAACGAAGCTCTTGACCGAGTAAAGAACGGGGAATTCGGGATGGCCGCGATCTTAAACCCGACAAAATTGTCTGATGTCATAACAATAGCCTGCAAATATGAAAGAATGCCCCAAAAATCGACATTCTTTTATCCAAAACTGACGACCGGCATGGTTATCAATAAGATAGTCCACGGCGAAAAAGTTGAATAG
- a CDS encoding YifB family Mg chelatase-like AAA ATPase — protein sequence MLVKLDSASLQGLDGQRVEVEIDSSRGLPGQSIVGLPDAAVKESRDRVKCAIVNSGFEFPAQYFTINLAPGDVRKEGPLYDLPIAIGLLSSSEQMGANEFKNTFMLGELSLNGEVRGVSGMLPICHSMQKLGSQNVIVSKENADEAALIKELNVVPVSTLKEAVQYLNGELQINYHKVDLEQLFNKNIEFDFDFSEIKGQSHAKRALEIATAGGHNILLVGPPGSGKTMLAKRLPSIMPPLSLDEALEVTKLYSITEMIDRKNVLITKRPFRSPHHTTSDIGIIGGGRMPRPGEVSLAHLGVLFMDEFPEFQREVLEVLRQPLEDHQVTVSRALASVTYPADFMLVAAMNPCPCGNYMDPMKNCSCPPNKIQKYWGKISGPLLDRIDIHIEVPRLKKEELVSLPQGETSAQIRERVVSARKIQEKRFEGRRIYSNSSMAPKHIRIFCELDKEASDLLKSAIIHLKVSGRAYDRILKVSRTIADLESSENINAKHIAEALQYRALSTPN from the coding sequence ATGCTTGTAAAACTTGATAGCGCGTCATTGCAGGGGCTCGATGGACAGAGGGTTGAAGTTGAGATCGATTCAAGCCGAGGGCTTCCCGGACAAAGCATCGTAGGGCTTCCGGACGCGGCAGTTAAAGAGAGCCGCGATCGCGTCAAATGCGCGATAGTAAATTCCGGGTTTGAATTCCCTGCCCAATATTTTACGATCAATCTTGCGCCAGGCGATGTAAGAAAAGAAGGCCCATTATACGATCTTCCGATCGCCATTGGGCTTCTCTCTTCTTCTGAACAAATGGGCGCCAACGAATTTAAAAACACTTTCATGCTGGGAGAATTATCTTTAAACGGCGAAGTGCGAGGAGTGTCCGGAATGCTTCCTATCTGCCACTCAATGCAAAAGCTTGGGTCGCAAAATGTCATCGTCTCAAAAGAGAACGCCGATGAAGCGGCGCTTATTAAAGAATTAAATGTAGTTCCCGTTTCAACCCTTAAAGAAGCTGTGCAATATCTGAACGGGGAATTACAAATAAATTATCACAAAGTTGATCTTGAACAATTGTTCAATAAAAACATCGAATTCGATTTTGATTTTTCGGAAATAAAAGGACAATCGCACGCGAAACGCGCGCTAGAGATCGCGACTGCAGGCGGACACAACATATTACTCGTAGGCCCTCCGGGATCGGGAAAAACGATGCTCGCAAAAAGACTACCAAGCATTATGCCGCCCCTATCTCTTGATGAAGCGCTGGAAGTTACAAAACTTTATTCAATTACCGAAATGATCGATCGAAAAAATGTGCTAATTACAAAAAGGCCGTTTCGCTCGCCCCATCACACTACATCTGATATCGGAATAATCGGCGGGGGAAGAATGCCTCGACCAGGCGAAGTCTCGCTCGCGCATCTTGGCGTGCTATTCATGGATGAATTCCCGGAATTTCAGCGCGAAGTTTTGGAAGTGCTGCGGCAACCGCTTGAAGATCATCAAGTTACAGTATCAAGAGCTCTCGCATCAGTGACCTACCCTGCCGATTTTATGCTGGTAGCCGCGATGAACCCCTGCCCTTGCGGCAATTACATGGATCCCATGAAAAACTGTTCATGCCCGCCAAATAAAATACAAAAATATTGGGGAAAAATATCGGGGCCTTTGCTTGATCGAATAGATATACACATAGAAGTTCCGCGTCTTAAAAAAGAAGAACTCGTTTCCCTTCCTCAAGGCGAAACATCGGCACAGATCCGAGAAAGAGTCGTCTCCGCAAGAAAGATCCAGGAAAAAAGATTCGAAGGCCGTCGCATATATTCAAATTCCAGCATGGCGCCAAAACATATAAGAATATTTTGCGAACTGGACAAGGAAGCTTCCGATCTTCTTAAATCCGCGATAATTCATTTGAAAGTCAGCGGGAGGGCGTATGATCGGATATTGAAAGTTTCGAGGACGATCGCGGATCTTGAATCATCGGAAAATATTAACGCAAAACATATCGCTGAAGCATTGCAGTATAGGGCGTTATCAACGCCGAATTGA